The Bacteroidota bacterium genomic sequence GAACTGAAGTTGGATGTTGATGATCTCCGGCCTGTTCCCCGTCCGGATGGGCGGTCCCCATGTTCCGACCCCGCACGAAACATAATAATGGGTGTTCCCTTTTTTCTTATAGCCCCAGCTGAGCTCATAGACTTTCTTCGTAATAAAATTGAACGGCCACAATTGTCCGTGATGCGTATGCCCGGAAAGCTGCAGATCGGCGCCGTTCTCTTCCGCTTCGGCAAGGCGAAACGGCTGATGGTCCATCAGGATGACGGGGCAGGTTTTATCGACTCCCGTCATCAACTCCGCCAGCGGCTTGCGCGTCTTTCCGGTGAAACCGCGGATGCTGATATCTTCCCTTCCGACCACATACACGCTGTCGGCGACCTTCACCCAGGCATCCCGCAGCATGGTGATGCCGTGTTCGACGAGGTACTTGCATGCCGGCTCCACTCCGCCGATATACTCATGGTTGCCGGTGATCGCGATAACGCCGTATGTCGACCGGATCTTTCTGAGCGTTTCGCCGAGATTATTTCTGATGACCGGACCGATATCCTCATCCACGACATCCCCGGGAAGAAGGACGAGATCGGGTTTGAGTGAATTGATCCGCTCGACAATTCTCTCGAGCTTGAATTTGCAGACGATCGTCCCGAGATGGATGTCCGAGGCGACGGCAATGTTGAGCGACTTCATCCCATACCCGTTCTTGGGGATATCGAGCTTCAGAGTTTTGATGCGCGGCGAGCGGGCGTTGATATAACCGCCAAGCACGATAACGGCGACGACGGCGACGACGGCCAGTGAGGTAACTTCCTTCGTTCGCTCTGGGTTCGCAGTAATCGCCGCGGGAAAAAATGGAACGATAAAATTCAACAGCCGCAGGATGTCGATCGCGAATGCGAACAGAAGAAAGTAGACCATTGCGGCGAGCCAGAACGACCCGAGCAAGACCAGCGTGCTGCTCAGCCACGAAAGCGATATCCGCTCGAGCATCCTTCCCGCGATGAACGAGACCGAGAGAATGAGAAATGCCGCAATGTAGACCGTCCGCCATGTTGATTGAAATCCGCCGGCTTCCCACTCCCTGATGAAAATATAATAGTTGATGAGCGCGTAAACCGACAGCGCTACGGAAAAGAATATGACGAAGTTAATTTTTCTCATCAGGGGATTGGATTAAAAGTGGAATGTTGCCAGGGGGCACTATGTACCGATGACGATCAGCGGCACATGGAGGAGCGCCCACAGCCCGTATGTCAACGCCGTTTGTTTTCTGGTTGATGGAGAGAGGACTGCGAAGTATGCCCCTTTCGCGATCGTGTTGCTCATCATCGCAATGATGACGGCGGGAACGACGATCGTCGAAACGGCGGTTGCGTCGTGGACGAGCGAGAGAATGAACGGATCGATATCGGTCACGCCGACGATCCCCGCAAGCCCGAGGACTCCCGCGTTGCCGATGTTCTTTTGGACAAGCCCGGTCACGACAGAAAGGATCACGAACAAGGCGGCGAACGCCATTGCCGGCCGGATCTCGAACGGGTTTTGCGGTGCCGGAATTGAATTCTCACCGCCTTTGGAATTCTGCCATGCGATCCTCGCGGACAACGCAACCCCGATAAAAAAAAGAACGACGAGTCTCCATCCGAGGATCGGAATGATCGACCCGTTGATGAGCCAGATAAGGATCAGAATACGCAGGTACATGACACTTCCCGCAAGGACCGCCGCCTGAAGCGCTTCGTTTGCGCGCGAAGGATTCTTCTGGGCGATGCGTCCAACCGCCATCGTCAGCGCCGTGCTCGAAACTGCGCCTCCGAGAGCCCCCGACAGCCACATGCCGACCTTCTGTCCAAATTTTTTTGACAGGAAGTAGCCGACAAAACCGATCGAGGAGACGAGAATGACGATCTGCCAGATGCGGGTAGGGTTGAGCTTGAAGCTGGTGTATTCCTCGTTCGGAAGCACCGGGAGGATGATGACGGTGACCAAGAGGAACTTGACCGTCGCAAGAAATTCTACCTTGTTAAGCCGTTCGACGTACGATTCGAGCGCGGCTTTTTCGGAGAGAAGGATCGTGTTGACGACGCCGATCGCCATCGCGATCCAGACGTCCACAAGAAGCGCGAGCGCTCCTGTGACGAACGTTAACAGCGCTGAGATCTCGCTCGTCGACCCGAAGCGTTCAACTTTGATCTTTGCGATGTACGCGATCGACGTCAGCGCGGCGATGGAGATCAGGCCGACCGGAAGCATGAGTGGTGCGCCGATCTTGTAGAACCATGCGCAGCCGAAACCGAGCATGCTGATGATCGGATGCGTCCGCACTCCCCCAAACACCATTTTCTGTTCTTCGAGCTTCGTGCTTTCCCGTTCGAGCCCAACGAGGAACCCGAGCGCCAGCGCAACAAGAAACCGGAGCTCGGGGGTCCATTCGAATGTGTTCATATGTTACGAGATATCATTTCTGTGTGTCGGACGCAGAATAAAGAAGACAGGAGTCAGAAGACTAAGCTCTGTATTCTGAATTCTGCCTTCTGTATTCTGTTTTTTGAATTCTAGCTTCTAAATCACTTCTTCACCCTCACGATATCCCCCGCCTTGATGTCCTTCCCGTCGGTGATCGTCGCTTTGCTCGCCTTTCCTTTCAGCGCATCTTCGATGACTTTGATGGAGCCGACTTTGGTCTCTTCGGAGCCGAGCGATGCGCCGGTATCGGGGTCTTTCAACTCTTCCCCCTCGCGATAGATGTCGAATTCTTGTCCGATCGTGACGTTTCCTTCGGAGCCGGGTTTCATAAGGAGCGTCCCGTCGGTGTTGACCTTCAGAACTTTGCCGGACCAGGGGACCTTCTCCATATTGTCCGTGATGAGCTTCACGCAGTTGTCGACCGCTTCGCGGCACGCCTTGCCGATATCGGTGTCGTTCCAGTTGCTGACATCGCTGAAGTCCATATCGTCGTACCGGACGCTGACGCCGGTCGTCGATTCCGACCCCTCTTCTTTTTCCGCCGCGATCACTTCGCCGGAGGTCGTATTCACCAGGCGAATATCGACTGCCGCATGGGCCGTCTTTTTGGTGATGCCGCCGCCGAAGATCGAAACGCCCCCCCCGACCGTATTCTGTTTCGTCCCGAATTCGCTGACGCTGCCGATGACGAGGAGTTCGACGCCGAGCGCCTTTCCGACTTTAGGGGCCGACTCGGGCGTCACCACGCCCGACTGTCCGAGTTTTTGTTCTTCAAGCACCTTGTCGAATTCCGCCCGCTCGATCACGATGAACTTCCCCGATTTTACCAGGGCCGTGGTCAGCATATCCGCAACCCCGATGCCGACGTGGCTGTATCCGCTTCCGGACCGGTCGTCAAAACGAGAAACTGCGATTCTTTTCTTGAGCTGTGCATCAGCGCCCGCCGAAGATAAAGCAAATGCAGCGAAAAGCGCAATGAGAGAAAGTGCCTTGTATTTCATAGAACCTCCGGATGGTCGATGAGTAAGATTGTTCTTTGAAATTTTGCTGCGTGAATATAGAAATTCCGCGAGAGAGAATCAATCAAAGTGCCGGAAGCGGGGTCCTTTGAACGGATGAACGGAGTAAAGAGAACGGGGCACGCTCTGCTCTTCGACTCCGCCGCGACCGCTCATCTTGCCCCAAAGATTCCTGCTTCCACGGTTTTGGACATTAAAACGCAGCTCACCCGGCAATCCCCAATTCCCTCAACAAGAAAGCGTTGACAAACGCCTGTTCTTTGTATGCATCGTAGCGTCCCGATGCGCCGCCGTGCCCCGCTCCCATATTCATTTTTAGAAGGAGCGTGTTGGAATCTGTTCTCATTGCCCGCATTTTGGCCGTATACTTCGCCGGCTCCCAAAACATGACCTGGCTGTCGTTCAGCGAGGAGGTGATGAGCATGGCAGGATACGTTTTTGCTTCGATGTTGGTGTAGGGGCAATACGATTTCATGTACTCATACTCTTCTTTCACGTTCGGGTTCCCCCATTCGAGATACTCGCCGACGGTCAGCGGCAACGACGCGTCAAGCATCGTGTTCACGACGTCAACGAACGGAACGGCAAGGTGAGCCGCTTTGCAAAGGTCGGGGCGCATATTCAGCACGGCGCCGATGAGCAGTCCGCCGGCGCTCC encodes the following:
- a CDS encoding metallophosphoesterase, producing MRKINFVIFFSVALSVYALINYYIFIREWEAGGFQSTWRTVYIAAFLILSVSFIAGRMLERISLSWLSSTLVLLGSFWLAAMVYFLLFAFAIDILRLLNFIVPFFPAAITANPERTKEVTSLAVVAVVAVIVLGGYINARSPRIKTLKLDIPKNGYGMKSLNIAVASDIHLGTIVCKFKLERIVERINSLKPDLVLLPGDVVDEDIGPVIRNNLGETLRKIRSTYGVIAITGNHEYIGGVEPACKYLVEHGITMLRDAWVKVADSVYVVGREDISIRGFTGKTRKPLAELMTGVDKTCPVILMDHQPFRLAEAEENGADLQLSGHTHHGQLWPFNFITKKVYELSWGYKKKGNTHYYVSCGVGTWGPPIRTGNRPEIINIQLQFE
- a CDS encoding CsgG/HfaB family protein, whose protein sequence is MKYKALSLIALFAAFALSSAGADAQLKKRIAVSRFDDRSGSGYSHVGIGVADMLTTALVKSGKFIVIERAEFDKVLEEQKLGQSGVVTPESAPKVGKALGVELLVIGSVSEFGTKQNTVGGGVSIFGGGITKKTAHAAVDIRLVNTTSGEVIAAEKEEGSESTTGVSVRYDDMDFSDVSNWNDTDIGKACREAVDNCVKLITDNMEKVPWSGKVLKVNTDGTLLMKPGSEGNVTIGQEFDIYREGEELKDPDTGASLGSEETKVGSIKVIEDALKGKASKATITDGKDIKAGDIVRVKK
- a CDS encoding MgtC/SapB family protein → MNTFEWTPELRFLVALALGFLVGLERESTKLEEQKMVFGGVRTHPIISMLGFGCAWFYKIGAPLMLPVGLISIAALTSIAYIAKIKVERFGSTSEISALLTFVTGALALLVDVWIAMAIGVVNTILLSEKAALESYVERLNKVEFLATVKFLLVTVIILPVLPNEEYTSFKLNPTRIWQIVILVSSIGFVGYFLSKKFGQKVGMWLSGALGGAVSSTALTMAVGRIAQKNPSRANEALQAAVLAGSVMYLRILILIWLINGSIIPILGWRLVVLFFIGVALSARIAWQNSKGGENSIPAPQNPFEIRPAMAFAALFVILSVVTGLVQKNIGNAGVLGLAGIVGVTDIDPFILSLVHDATAVSTIVVPAVIIAMMSNTIAKGAYFAVLSPSTRKQTALTYGLWALLHVPLIVIGT